Proteins encoded in a region of the Neodiprion virginianus isolate iyNeoVirg1 chromosome 2, iyNeoVirg1.1, whole genome shotgun sequence genome:
- the LOC124299187 gene encoding uncharacterized protein LOC124299187, whose protein sequence is MISGFETITDSINAKNRASRSTGGSDTLVTGCLPGNRKRPEETRETSISERRYFVCNTEVRTRYSGKVFNQRSFSGSSTIEAIVRRRSPRVRGSSPVITEVPTRVFLTLRRRRGQGAERRGEVMNSTLDINVMTTSGPRRGRWPAVMPIRALRRCPTR, encoded by the exons GATTCCATAAACGCGAAGAATCGAGCCTCGCGATCAACAGGTGGGTCCGACACCCTCGTGACCGGCTGTCTTCCGGGGAACAGGAAACGACCGGAGG AGACTCGAGAGACGTCGATATCCGAGAGGCGATATTTTGTATGTAATACGGAGGTACGGACGAGGTATTCCGGGAAGGTGTTCAATCAACGATCGTTTAGTG GGTCATCGACTATCGAGGCAATCGTACGCCGACGGTCCCCGCGAGTGCGTGGATCATCACCGGTGATTACAGAGGTACCCACGCGGGTGTTCCTTACGCTGAGGCGTAGAAGGGGGCAAGGAGcggagagaagaggagagg TAATGAATTCCACCCTCGATATAAACGTAATGACCACCTCGGGGCCCAGACGTGGGCGCTGGCCGGCAGTTATGCCTATACGTGCCTTGAGACGCTGCCCTACAAGGTAG